A region from the Dinoroseobacter shibae DFL 12 = DSM 16493 genome encodes:
- a CDS encoding rod shape-determining protein, with amino-acid sequence MAGGFSLFSTDMAIDLGTANTLVYVKGRGIILNEPSVVAYHVKDGKKQVLAVGEDAKLMLGRTPGSIEAIRPMREGVIADFDVAEEMIKHFIRKVHRRTLFSKPKIIVCVPHGATPVEKRAIRDSVLKAGARRAGLIAEPIAAAIGAGMPITDPTGSMVVDIGGGTTEVAVLSLGDIVYARSVRVGGDRMDEAIISYLRRQQNLLIGEATAERIKTSIGTSRMPDDGRGATIHIRGRDLLNGVPKEAELNQAQVAEALAEPVQQICEAVMTALEATPPDLAADIVDRGVMLTGGGALLGELDLALREQTGLPISIADESLNCVALGTGKALEYEKQLRHAIDYES; translated from the coding sequence ATGGCAGGTGGCTTTTCGCTCTTCTCCACGGACATGGCGATCGACCTCGGGACAGCGAACACCCTTGTCTACGTCAAGGGGCGCGGCATCATCTTGAACGAGCCCTCCGTGGTCGCGTACCATGTCAAGGACGGCAAGAAGCAGGTTCTGGCCGTGGGCGAGGACGCCAAGCTGATGCTCGGGCGCACGCCGGGTTCCATCGAGGCGATCCGCCCGATGCGCGAAGGCGTCATCGCGGATTTCGATGTCGCCGAGGAGATGATCAAGCATTTCATTCGCAAGGTCCATCGGCGGACGCTGTTTTCGAAACCGAAGATCATCGTCTGCGTCCCCCATGGGGCAACCCCGGTTGAAAAGCGGGCCATTCGGGACTCCGTGCTCAAAGCCGGGGCGCGGCGTGCCGGTCTGATCGCCGAGCCCATTGCCGCGGCAATCGGGGCGGGGATGCCGATCACGGATCCCACGGGGTCCATGGTCGTCGATATCGGCGGCGGCACCACCGAGGTTGCCGTGCTGTCGCTGGGCGATATCGTCTATGCGCGCTCCGTGCGCGTGGGCGGCGACCGGATGGACGAGGCGATCATCTCGTATTTGCGGCGGCAGCAGAACCTTCTGATCGGCGAGGCGACGGCGGAGCGGATCAAAACCTCGATCGGGACGTCACGGATGCCCGATGACGGGCGCGGCGCGACGATCCATATCCGGGGGCGCGACCTGCTCAACGGTGTGCCGAAGGAGGCCGAGTTGAACCAGGCCCAGGTGGCCGAGGCACTCGCGGAGCCAGTGCAGCAGATCTGCGAGGCGGTGATGACCGCGCTGGAGGCGACACCGCCGGATCTGGCGGCGGACATCGTGGATCGCGGCGTGATGCTGACGGGGGGCGGCGCGCTGCTGGGTGAGTTGGACCTCGCCTTGCGCGAACAGACGGGCTTGCCCATTTCTATTGCCGACGAGTCGCTCAATTGTGTAGCCTTGGGCACGGGCAAGGCGCTGGAATACGAAAAGCAACTGCGCCACGCGATCGACTACGAAAGCTGA
- a CDS encoding 2-isopropylmalate synthase — MTDKTDQDRVLIFDTTLRDGEQSPGATMTHDEKLEIAALLDEMGVDIIEAGFPIASDGDFAAVSEIAKNSVNSVICGLARANFKDIDRCWEAVRHARQPRIHTFIGTSPLHRAIPNLTMDEMADRIHDTVTHARNLCDNVQWSPMDATRTEYDYLCRVIEIAIKAGATTINIPDTVGYTAPRESADLIARLIADVPGAEDVTFATHCHNDLGMATANALAAVDAGARQVECTINGLGERAGNTALEEVVMALRVRNDIMPYQTRIDTRKIMNISRRVAAVSGFAVQFNKAIVGKNAFAHESGIHQDGMLKNAETFEIMRPEDIGLSETNLVMGKHSGRAALRAKLKDLGYELADNQLKDVFVRFKALADRKKEIYDEDLVALMSESSSDPARERLSVKFLRVICGTEAPQSADLTLSIDGVDKQVTAQGDGPVDATFNAVKALFPHTARLQLYQVHAVTEGTDAQATVTVRMEEDGRIVSGQAADTDTVVASAKAYVAALNRLILRREKSPLGSDRKEVSYKDVS, encoded by the coding sequence ATGACAGACAAAACCGATCAGGACCGCGTGTTGATCTTCGACACGACCTTGCGCGACGGCGAGCAGAGCCCGGGCGCAACCATGACCCATGACGAGAAGCTGGAGATTGCCGCGCTGCTCGACGAGATGGGCGTCGACATCATCGAGGCCGGGTTCCCCATCGCGTCGGACGGGGATTTCGCCGCCGTCAGCGAGATCGCCAAGAATTCCGTGAATTCGGTGATCTGCGGGCTTGCGCGGGCCAACTTCAAGGATATCGACCGCTGCTGGGAGGCGGTGCGCCATGCTCGGCAACCGCGCATTCACACCTTCATCGGCACTTCGCCCCTGCACCGCGCGATTCCGAACCTGACCATGGACGAGATGGCGGACCGCATCCATGACACGGTGACCCATGCGCGCAATCTGTGCGACAACGTGCAGTGGTCGCCGATGGATGCGACACGCACGGAATACGACTATCTCTGCCGGGTCATCGAGATCGCCATCAAGGCAGGCGCCACCACGATCAACATCCCCGACACGGTCGGCTATACCGCCCCGCGCGAGAGCGCCGATCTGATCGCGCGCCTGATCGCCGATGTGCCGGGTGCCGAAGACGTCACTTTCGCCACCCACTGCCACAACGACCTCGGGATGGCGACGGCCAATGCGCTGGCGGCCGTCGATGCCGGGGCGCGCCAGGTCGAATGCACGATCAACGGGTTGGGGGAGCGCGCGGGCAACACGGCGCTGGAAGAGGTTGTCATGGCCCTGCGCGTCCGGAACGACATCATGCCGTACCAGACCCGCATCGACACCCGCAAGATCATGAACATCTCGCGCCGGGTCGCGGCGGTCTCGGGCTTCGCCGTGCAGTTCAACAAGGCCATCGTCGGCAAAAATGCCTTTGCGCACGAGTCGGGCATCCACCAGGACGGGATGTTGAAGAACGCCGAGACCTTCGAGATCATGCGCCCGGAGGATATCGGTCTGAGCGAGACCAACCTAGTGATGGGCAAGCATTCGGGCCGCGCGGCATTGCGCGCCAAGCTCAAGGACCTCGGCTACGAGTTGGCCGACAATCAGCTCAAGGACGTGTTCGTCCGGTTCAAGGCCCTCGCCGACCGCAAAAAGGAGATCTACGACGAGGATCTCGTCGCGCTGATGTCCGAATCCAGCAGCGATCCGGCGCGGGAGCGGCTGTCGGTGAAATTTCTGCGCGTGATCTGCGGCACCGAAGCGCCGCAATCAGCGGACCTGACCCTGTCCATCGACGGGGTGGACAAGCAGGTGACCGCCCAGGGCGATGGCCCCGTGGATGCCACGTTCAACGCGGTCAAGGCGCTGTTTCCCCATACGGCGCGGCTGCAACTCTACCAGGTGCATGCGGTGACCGAGGGGACCGACGCCCAGGCCACCGTGACCGTTCGCATGGAAGAAGACGGGCGCATTGTGTCCGGCCAGGCGGCCGACACGGACACGGTCGTCGCCTCGGCCAAGGCCTATGTCGCCGCGCTCAACCGGTTGATCCTGCGACGCGAGAAGTCGCCTCTGGGCAGTGATCGCAAGGAAGTGTCCTACAAGGACGTGAGCTGA
- a CDS encoding SDR family oxidoreductase, whose translation MAPRALVLGSSGGIGAALVAELTKTHEIKGLSRSVDGFDITDEDSVNAHLSRLEGPFARVVVATGALEIGGAAPEKSLRDLSPQGLLDQFALNAMGPALVLRHAQRLLPKDTPCVFAVLSARVGSIGDNRLGGWYSYRAAKAAVNQIVHTAAIEISRTHKQAAVIALHPGTVATPFTAKYLGRHPAVAPAEAAANLVRVMDGVTAAQTGGFFDWAGKEVPW comes from the coding sequence ATGGCCCCTCGCGCCCTCGTGCTCGGCAGTTCCGGCGGCATTGGTGCCGCGCTGGTTGCGGAGCTAACAAAAACACACGAAATCAAGGGCCTGTCGCGGAGCGTCGACGGGTTCGACATCACGGACGAGGACTCGGTCAACGCCCATCTGAGCCGTCTGGAGGGTCCTTTCGCGCGGGTCGTGGTCGCCACCGGCGCGCTCGAGATCGGCGGGGCGGCACCGGAAAAGTCCCTGCGCGACCTCTCGCCGCAGGGTCTCCTGGATCAGTTCGCCCTGAATGCGATGGGGCCGGCACTGGTGCTTCGGCACGCGCAGCGGCTGTTGCCCAAGGATACCCCCTGCGTCTTCGCCGTGCTGTCGGCGCGGGTCGGTTCGATCGGCGACAACCGGCTCGGCGGTTGGTACAGTTACCGGGCCGCCAAGGCTGCGGTGAACCAGATCGTCCATACGGCGGCGATCGAGATTTCCCGCACCCACAAGCAGGCGGCCGTCATTGCTCTGCATCCCGGCACGGTCGCCACGCCGTTCACCGCGAAATACCTCGGACGACACCCCGCCGTGGCACCCGCGGAGGCCGCGGCCAACCTCGTGCGGGTCATGGACGGCGTCACCGCCGCGCAGACCGGCGGATTTTTCGACTGGGCCGGCAAGGAGGTGCCCTGGTGA
- a CDS encoding cryptochrome/photolyase family protein, translating to MVTRLILVLGDQLSPDIAALQEADKARDVIVMAEVAHEARYVPHHPKKIAFIFAAMRKFAAKRAADGWRVAYTRLDDPENSGSIPGELLRRAAAHDATEVIATEPGEWRLISALEDCPIPVLQMPDTRFLASHERFETWAEGRKQLRMEYFYREMRRETGYLMDGDKPAGGKWNFDHDNRKPAPEDISFEGPLKFTPDEVVEEVLDLVERRFGNNFGTLRPFWFATDPHQAREAMTHFIDHALPRFGDYQDAMLADNRFLYHSILSVYINAGLLDWREVCDAAEAAWRAGHAPLNAVEGFIRQIIGWREYMRGIYFREGPDYTARNALGHDADLPDFFWTGETDMRCVAKAVGQTRDEAYAHHIQRLMVTGNFALLAGVAPAQVHEWYLAVYADAYEWVEAPNVIGMSQFADGGLLGSKPYVSSGAYIDRMSDYCKGCAYKVKQKTGEGACPFNLLYWHFLMRHRDRFEKNPRVAQMYRTFDRMEEDRRKTILKEGDALMARLADGARI from the coding sequence CTGGTGACGCGCCTGATCCTCGTTCTCGGCGACCAGCTGTCGCCGGACATCGCAGCCCTGCAGGAGGCCGACAAGGCGCGCGACGTGATCGTCATGGCCGAAGTCGCCCACGAGGCCCGCTATGTCCCCCATCATCCCAAGAAGATCGCCTTCATCTTCGCCGCCATGCGCAAGTTCGCCGCAAAGCGCGCGGCAGACGGCTGGCGCGTGGCCTACACCAGGCTCGACGACCCCGAGAACAGCGGCTCGATCCCGGGCGAGCTTCTGCGCCGGGCCGCGGCGCACGACGCCACCGAAGTGATCGCGACCGAGCCTGGCGAGTGGCGGCTGATCTCGGCGCTGGAGGATTGCCCGATCCCGGTCCTGCAAATGCCGGATACGCGCTTCCTCGCCTCCCACGAGCGGTTCGAGACCTGGGCCGAGGGTCGCAAGCAACTGCGGATGGAATACTTCTATCGCGAGATGCGTCGCGAGACCGGCTATCTGATGGACGGGGACAAACCCGCAGGCGGCAAGTGGAATTTCGACCACGACAATCGCAAACCGGCGCCCGAAGACATCTCGTTCGAAGGTCCATTGAAATTCACCCCGGACGAGGTGGTCGAAGAGGTGCTCGACCTGGTCGAGCGCCGGTTCGGCAACAATTTCGGCACCCTGCGCCCCTTCTGGTTCGCCACGGATCCCCACCAGGCCCGCGAGGCGATGACCCATTTCATCGACCATGCCTTGCCCCGCTTCGGCGACTACCAGGACGCGATGCTGGCGGACAACCGGTTCCTCTATCACTCGATCCTGTCGGTCTACATCAACGCGGGGCTGCTGGACTGGCGCGAGGTCTGCGATGCGGCGGAGGCCGCCTGGCGCGCGGGCCACGCGCCGCTCAACGCGGTGGAGGGGTTCATCCGCCAGATTATCGGCTGGCGGGAATACATGCGCGGGATCTACTTCCGCGAAGGGCCGGACTACACGGCGCGCAACGCGCTGGGCCATGACGCGGACCTGCCGGATTTCTTCTGGACCGGCGAGACCGATATGCGTTGCGTGGCCAAGGCGGTTGGCCAGACCCGGGACGAGGCCTATGCCCACCATATCCAGCGGCTGATGGTGACGGGCAATTTCGCGCTGCTGGCCGGGGTGGCGCCGGCGCAGGTGCATGAATGGTACCTGGCGGTCTATGCCGATGCCTATGAATGGGTGGAGGCCCCCAATGTCATCGGCATGAGCCAGTTCGCCGATGGCGGGCTCCTGGGCTCCAAGCCCTATGTCTCCAGCGGGGCCTATATCGACCGGATGTCGGATTATTGCAAAGGCTGCGCCTACAAGGTGAAGCAGAAGACCGGCGAAGGGGCGTGCCCGTTCAACCTTTTGTACTGGCATTTCCTGATGCGCCACCGGGACCGGTTCGAAAAGAACCCCCGCGTGGCGCAGATGTACCGGACCTTCGACCGCATGGAAGAGGATCGCCGCAAGACCATTCTGAAAGAAGGCGACGCGCTCATGGCGCGGCTTGCGGACGGGGCGCGGATCTAG
- a CDS encoding MORN repeat-containing protein has translation MRSVAVVTLFVAAGSVQAQDAQVVKQFDDGGIYEGSFVDGLQDGVGTYTLPNGYVYTGEWERGEIKGQGEARFPNGSVYVGTFAKGKPEGQGRITYADGSTYEGAWVDGRRTGTGTASYADGSIYVGDFLNGRQHGQGRMETASGYVYDGDWADGEMTGRAVITYADGAVYEGEVVNGVRTGTGSVTTPDGLAYTGSWRNGQFDGEGRLVQPNGDIYEGTLSEGKLQGSGVMLYANGWRYEGTFDRDMRHGQGVFEGPDGYRYEGTWIEGRIEGDGTVTYPDGSRYVGSFVDEKPEGVGEITYPDGSTYTGTWVAGVIEGEGIARYANGIVYEGAFRNALSDGTGTITYPNGYSYTGSWVAGEKQGQGTATYPDGSVYQGEFVGGVREGEGVVALADGFRYEGSWQGGEINGFGRATYANGDVYEGFFENGKRVGQGTLRYFSGQVETGEWRNGVLVQPAAEPAPASE, from the coding sequence ATGCGAAGCGTGGCTGTGGTCACCCTGTTCGTTGCGGCAGGATCCGTGCAGGCGCAGGACGCGCAGGTGGTCAAGCAATTCGACGATGGCGGCATCTACGAAGGCAGCTTCGTCGACGGGTTGCAGGACGGGGTGGGCACCTACACCCTGCCCAACGGCTATGTCTACACGGGCGAGTGGGAACGGGGCGAGATCAAGGGCCAGGGCGAGGCGCGCTTTCCCAACGGATCGGTCTATGTGGGCACATTCGCCAAGGGCAAACCCGAAGGCCAGGGCCGGATCACCTATGCCGACGGGTCGACCTATGAAGGCGCCTGGGTGGACGGCAGACGGACTGGCACCGGCACGGCCAGCTATGCGGATGGGTCGATCTATGTCGGTGACTTCCTGAACGGACGGCAGCACGGCCAGGGGCGGATGGAAACCGCCAGCGGCTATGTCTATGACGGGGATTGGGCCGATGGGGAGATGACCGGCCGCGCCGTGATCACCTATGCGGATGGCGCGGTCTACGAGGGAGAGGTGGTGAACGGGGTCCGCACCGGCACCGGATCGGTGACGACGCCCGATGGCCTCGCCTATACCGGGTCCTGGCGCAACGGGCAGTTCGACGGCGAAGGTCGGCTGGTCCAGCCCAATGGCGACATCTACGAAGGCACGCTTTCGGAGGGGAAACTGCAGGGATCGGGCGTCATGCTCTATGCCAATGGCTGGCGTTACGAAGGCACGTTCGACCGCGACATGCGCCACGGCCAAGGCGTTTTCGAAGGGCCGGACGGCTACCGCTACGAAGGCACCTGGATCGAGGGGCGCATCGAGGGGGACGGCACGGTCACCTATCCCGACGGCTCGCGCTACGTGGGCAGTTTCGTGGATGAAAAGCCCGAGGGCGTCGGCGAGATCACCTACCCTGACGGGTCGACCTACACCGGCACCTGGGTGGCGGGTGTGATCGAAGGCGAAGGCATCGCGCGCTATGCCAATGGCATCGTCTACGAGGGCGCGTTCCGCAATGCGCTGTCCGATGGCACCGGGACGATCACCTATCCCAACGGATACAGCTATACCGGCTCCTGGGTTGCGGGTGAAAAGCAGGGGCAAGGTACGGCCACCTACCCGGATGGCTCTGTCTACCAGGGCGAATTCGTCGGCGGGGTGCGCGAAGGCGAGGGCGTTGTCGCCCTGGCCGACGGGTTCCGGTACGAAGGCAGCTGGCAGGGCGGCGAGATCAACGGATTCGGGCGCGCGACCTATGCCAATGGCGACGTGTATGAAGGGTTTTTCGAGAACGGAAAACGGGTGGGTCAAGGCACCCTGCGCTATTTCAGCGGACAGGTGGAAACCGGCGAGTGGCGCAACGGCGTTCTGGTCCAGCCCGCGGCGGAACCCGCGCCCGCATCCGAGTAG
- a CDS encoding NAD+ synthase, whose translation MSDTFRLTLGQLNPTLGALSENAQKALRAWQEGKLAGAQFVALPEMFLTGYQTQDLVMRPAFAADAERVLQGLARDCADGPALGIGCPLVQGGKLYNSYAILEGGAVKARVLKHHLPNSDVFDEERLFTAGPVSGPYRIGPLRIGTPICEDAWYPDVAETLAESAAEILFVPNGSPYHRGKHDTRLNLMVARVIETGLPLIYLNMVGGQDDQMFDGASFALNTHGALAMQLPAMEEVIAHLDLTQTAEGWRIEDARKDPLPDEWEADYRVMVESLRDYLRKSGFGKVLLGLSGGIDSAIVAAIAADAIGPQNVRCVMLPSEYTSQESLEDAEAVARNLGCRIDTLPITGPRAAVTEVLAPFFNGTPSGIAEENVQSRLRGVLLMALSNKFGEMLLTTGNKSEVAVGYATIYGDMAGGYNPIKDLYKTRVFETCRWRNETHRPWMLGPEGELIPDRVIEKPPSAELRADQKDEDSLPPYGVLDAILEGLIDREASVAELVADGFDLDTVKKIEHLIFISEYKRFQSAPGARLTKRAFWLDRRYPIVNRWRDTSATRNH comes from the coding sequence ATGTCCGACACGTTCCGCCTGACCCTTGGGCAGTTGAACCCGACCCTTGGGGCGCTGAGCGAGAACGCTCAGAAGGCCCTGCGAGCCTGGCAGGAGGGCAAGTTGGCCGGCGCGCAGTTCGTGGCGCTGCCGGAGATGTTCCTGACCGGCTACCAGACACAGGACCTCGTCATGCGCCCGGCCTTCGCCGCGGACGCCGAACGGGTGTTGCAGGGGCTGGCCCGGGATTGCGCGGACGGGCCTGCGCTGGGCATCGGGTGCCCGCTGGTTCAAGGCGGCAAGCTCTACAACAGCTACGCCATCCTCGAGGGCGGCGCGGTCAAGGCGCGGGTGCTTAAGCATCACCTGCCCAATAGCGACGTGTTCGACGAAGAACGCCTGTTCACCGCTGGACCCGTCAGCGGGCCGTACCGGATCGGCCCTCTGCGCATCGGAACGCCGATTTGCGAGGACGCGTGGTATCCGGACGTGGCCGAAACCCTGGCCGAATCCGCAGCCGAGATCCTGTTCGTGCCCAACGGCTCCCCCTATCACCGGGGCAAGCACGACACGCGCCTGAACCTGATGGTGGCGCGCGTGATCGAGACCGGTCTGCCGCTGATCTACCTCAACATGGTCGGCGGGCAGGACGACCAGATGTTCGATGGCGCCAGCTTTGCCCTGAACACCCACGGGGCGTTGGCGATGCAACTGCCCGCGATGGAAGAGGTGATCGCCCATCTCGACCTGACCCAAACGGCGGAGGGCTGGCGGATCGAGGACGCGCGCAAGGACCCGCTCCCCGACGAGTGGGAGGCGGACTACCGTGTCATGGTGGAATCCCTGCGCGATTACCTGCGCAAATCGGGGTTCGGCAAGGTGCTCCTGGGGCTCTCCGGCGGAATCGACAGTGCGATCGTCGCGGCGATCGCGGCGGATGCGATCGGTCCGCAAAACGTGCGCTGTGTCATGCTGCCGTCGGAATACACCTCGCAGGAGTCGCTGGAAGATGCCGAGGCCGTAGCCCGCAACCTCGGCTGCCGGATCGACACCCTGCCGATCACTGGTCCGCGGGCGGCCGTGACCGAAGTGCTGGCCCCGTTTTTCAATGGAACACCGTCGGGGATTGCCGAGGAAAATGTGCAATCGCGGTTGCGCGGCGTGCTTTTGATGGCGCTGAGCAACAAGTTCGGCGAGATGCTGCTGACCACGGGCAACAAGTCCGAGGTCGCCGTGGGGTATGCCACGATTTATGGTGATATGGCAGGGGGTTACAACCCGATCAAGGATCTCTACAAGACCCGGGTGTTCGAGACGTGCCGCTGGCGCAACGAGACCCACCGCCCCTGGATGTTGGGGCCGGAGGGGGAGCTGATACCAGATCGTGTGATCGAAAAGCCCCCCTCGGCGGAGTTGCGCGCGGACCAGAAGGACGAGGACAGCCTGCCGCCCTACGGCGTGCTGGACGCGATCCTCGAAGGGCTGATCGACCGGGAGGCATCGGTGGCCGAACTGGTCGCCGACGGGTTCGACCTGGACACCGTCAAGAAGATCGAGCATCTGATTTTCATCAGCGAATACAAGAGGTTCCAGTCTGCCCCCGGGGCGCGTCTGACCAAGCGGGCGTTCTGGCTCGACCGGCGCTATCCCATCGTGAACCGCTGGCGCGACACCTCGGCGACCCGCAACCACTGA
- a CDS encoding metallopeptidase family protein, with product MSASQLSPGLEAFLTMARATVAEFPAPFAALAAEVAIVVEDWPQDWMLDDLGIDDPLDLTGLYEGIPLTEKSSFDQPMQPDTVWLFREPILAEWRERDGVSLRDLVAHVTVHEFAHHFGWSDDDIAAIDRWWE from the coding sequence ATGTCCGCGTCCCAGCTTTCTCCCGGTCTTGAGGCCTTCCTCACCATGGCGCGCGCGACCGTGGCCGAGTTTCCCGCGCCCTTCGCAGCCCTGGCGGCGGAGGTGGCCATCGTCGTCGAGGACTGGCCGCAGGACTGGATGCTGGACGATCTCGGCATCGACGATCCGCTGGACCTGACGGGGCTCTATGAGGGCATTCCGCTCACCGAGAAGTCGAGTTTCGATCAGCCGATGCAGCCCGACACGGTCTGGCTCTTTCGCGAGCCGATCCTCGCCGAATGGCGGGAGCGGGACGGGGTCAGCCTGCGCGACCTCGTGGCCCATGTCACTGTGCACGAGTTCGCCCATCATTTCGGCTGGTCCGACGACGACATCGCCGCCATCGACCGCTGGTGGGAGTAG
- a CDS encoding acyl-CoA thioesterase has product MQVEEESNLDRAQKRVKHGRQQDDGVLVIRTVAMPADTNPAGDIFGGWLMSQMDLAAGNMAGRVSQGRGATVAVEAMQFSRPVNVGDEVTIYASLVRMGRTSMRIHVDVWARPRFSNASVKVTSADFVFVALDEDGKPRDIPT; this is encoded by the coding sequence TTGCAAGTGGAAGAAGAAAGCAACCTTGATCGCGCACAGAAGCGCGTCAAACATGGTAGGCAACAGGATGATGGAGTCCTGGTGATCCGCACAGTCGCCATGCCGGCCGACACAAACCCGGCTGGCGACATTTTCGGTGGCTGGTTGATGTCGCAGATGGACCTGGCCGCCGGAAACATGGCGGGGCGCGTATCGCAGGGTCGTGGGGCGACGGTCGCAGTTGAAGCCATGCAATTCTCGCGTCCTGTCAATGTGGGCGACGAAGTCACTATCTATGCGAGCCTCGTTCGTATGGGGCGCACGTCGATGCGCATACACGTGGATGTCTGGGCCAGACCTCGTTTCAGCAATGCTTCGGTAAAGGTCACCAGTGCGGATTTCGTTTTCGTGGCGCTGGACGAGGATGGAAAGCCGCGCGATATCCCTACGTGA
- a CDS encoding amidohydrolase family protein encodes MTQACLAHLQDPSPPKRPLPPGATDCHSHVIVPEADHPFVANRSYTPPPATLAQYKALHARLGIERAVIVQPSVYGTDNSVTLEAIAGYGPGCRGIAVVDADVSMRDLQAMNAAGIRGARINMLFSGGIGLDDLEPLARRIADLDWHFQLLIDGPTLADLEARLANLPVPVVIDHMGHMQTHDGLDQPGFRALRRLVVRGNTWVKLSGNYRMSSQRPRFEDVVPFAQALISDNSEHMVWGTDWPHPAMLDFMPDDGSLVDALDAYVTSQDQKQRILVDNPATLYGF; translated from the coding sequence ATGACGCAAGCTTGTCTCGCCCATCTCCAAGATCCCTCGCCACCGAAACGACCTCTCCCCCCAGGTGCCACGGATTGCCATTCCCACGTCATCGTGCCCGAAGCCGACCATCCATTTGTCGCCAACCGGTCCTACACACCGCCACCCGCAACATTAGCGCAATACAAAGCCCTGCATGCACGCCTCGGGATTGAGCGCGCCGTAATCGTCCAGCCGTCAGTTTATGGCACGGACAACAGCGTGACGCTTGAAGCTATCGCGGGCTATGGTCCCGGATGCCGCGGCATCGCCGTCGTTGACGCCGATGTTTCGATGCGGGACCTTCAGGCGATGAACGCCGCCGGGATTCGTGGCGCTCGGATCAACATGCTCTTTTCCGGGGGGATCGGCCTGGACGATCTAGAACCATTGGCCCGTCGCATCGCCGATCTCGACTGGCACTTCCAGCTCCTGATCGATGGGCCGACCTTAGCCGATCTCGAAGCGCGGCTCGCCAATCTGCCAGTGCCTGTCGTGATCGACCACATGGGTCATATGCAGACCCACGACGGCCTCGACCAACCGGGATTTCGTGCGCTGCGCCGGTTGGTGGTCCGTGGGAACACTTGGGTCAAACTTTCGGGAAACTACCGAATGTCATCGCAAAGGCCACGATTCGAAGACGTCGTGCCTTTTGCCCAAGCGCTGATTTCCGACAATTCCGAACATATGGTGTGGGGCACCGATTGGCCGCATCCTGCCATGCTGGATTTCATGCCCGACGATGGGTCATTAGTTGATGCGTTGGACGCCTACGTCACATCTCAAGATCAGAAACAACGCATTCTGGTGGATAATCCTGCGACACTTTATGGGTTTTGA